GTACCACCAGCATCCGGTTGGACGCCACTTCATTCAGGTGTGCACCACGACGCCGTGCAACGTGTGCGGCGCCGAAGACGTGGTGAAGTCGCTGCTCGAACACACGGGATGCGGAGACCTCGGACTCACCAGCTCCGATGGCCGCTTCACCGTGATCGAGGTCGAGTGCCTTGGCGCCTGCGGTTTCGCCACGCCGATCATGATCAACAACGATTTTGTGGAATCGGTGACGCCGGAGTCGGTGCCGCGGATTCTGTCGGAGCTGAAGTAATGGGGTACCCGCATCCGTCGCATCCGCGTGAGACGCCAATCCTGTCGAAGTACTTCGGTGATCCCGAGGCACGCACCCTTTCGGGCTGGCGCGCGCGCGGGGGATACGAGGCGCTCGAAAAGGCGCTGAATACCGATCCGCAGGAATTGCAGACCGTCGTGAAAGACTCCGGGCTGCGTGGCCGTGGCGGTGCCGGTTTCCCCACGGGCATGAAGTGGTCGTTCATGAAGCCCGACGGCAAGACGCACTACCTCTGCTGCAACGCGGACGAATCGGAGCCGGGCACGTTCAAGGATCGCGAGATCATGCGCTGGACCCCGCACGGGCTCGTGGAGGGCGTCGCGCTTGCCGCGCATACGATCTACGCGCAGACCGCATACATCTACATCCGCGGTGAATTCACCGAGCCGTACGCACGCGTGTGCGCGGCCGTCGAAGAGGCATATGCGGCCGGTATACTCGGTCCGAATGCGATGGGCTCTGGCAAGCACGTCGATGTGCACGTGCATCGTGGTGCCGGCGCGTACATCTGCGGCGAGGAAACGGCGCTCATGAACTCGCTGGAGGGGCGGCGCGGCAATCCGCGGATCAAGCCGCCATTCCCCGCGGTGGCCGGACTCTTTGGCAAGCCGACGACGATCAACAACGTCGAGACGCTCGCCACGGTCCCGTACATCATCAAGAACGGCGCCG
This region of Gemmatimonas groenlandica genomic DNA includes:
- the nuoF gene encoding NADH-quinone oxidoreductase subunit NuoF codes for the protein MGYPHPSHPRETPILSKYFGDPEARTLSGWRARGGYEALEKALNTDPQELQTVVKDSGLRGRGGAGFPTGMKWSFMKPDGKTHYLCCNADESEPGTFKDREIMRWTPHGLVEGVALAAHTIYAQTAYIYIRGEFTEPYARVCAAVEEAYAAGILGPNAMGSGKHVDVHVHRGAGAYICGEETALMNSLEGRRGNPRIKPPFPAVAGLFGKPTTINNVETLATVPYIIKNGAEWYKQFGRPDNPKSIGTKLFSVCGNISRPGNYEVALGFPFKDFLYDLCGGPLEGREIKAVIPGGSSVPILTREEAEGAVMDYEGMVAAGTMLGSGGVIVFDDRQDMVRQIARLTRFYAHESCAQCTQCREGTAWITRIMERIRDGQGTAEDLDTLVAISDGMSGKTICVLSDSCATPVMSGLKKFRHEFEAKIAANKSVVTVPGAFRASAA